A section of the Kluyveromyces lactis strain NRRL Y-1140 chromosome F complete sequence genome encodes:
- the CLF1 gene encoding Clf1p (similar to uniprot|Q12309 Saccharomyces cerevisiae YLR117C CLF1 essential splicesome assembly factor) encodes MGDNSLSNEAITADNILKDAFSQKKQIAATTKADILDLEELKDWQRRKRTEYETVLKRNRLDLRQWMRYAQFEFDQKDIRRARSIYERALLVDHGFIPLWIQYIDSEIKWKNINHARNLLDRATNALPRVDKLWFKYLLLEESLGNQGIVRGIYTRWCSFEPGPDAWDSFIEFETRCLNFENVRNIYSKFVLVHPQIDTWLKWVRFEQTHGDISSVRTVFSFALDTLTSFSGTPLVDIERVIGSFASWEASQGEYERSRTLYRLAVERWPISEALKEQQIQFEKKFGSSKNMEDIVIAKRKAEYEQYLKSDPYHYSTWWVYIDLVEEKYQEQLTSAFQSFIELAKPKSLVKDSSWKRYIRICVRYLVYLELTINDLPTIRSVYQDILDIIPHKKFTFGKLWIMYAEFEIRQNNLLKARKILGVSLGKSPKPKVFKYYINLEIRLKEFDRVRKLYEKYIDFNPSSVQSWLDYAELEENLGDEDRSRGIYDISMSNNVGLSESDQLIVIQRYIAFETDAAEYEKARELYEKYLILSRYDVNIWINQALFESTIPTETQLIAYQQSHQDGNFDDDGEEEFSFEITPENKHHTRAIFEKAISYFKEHNEDKKRQQVLQSLLEYEKVHGNQETLEKVNARQPSLVREKVTIDNIEQESYKLDFPDDRVAQPPIARNLLALAKQWEKNSS; translated from the coding sequence ATGGGTGACAATAGTTTATCCAATGAAGCCATCACTGCCgataatattttgaaggatGCCTTTAGCCAAAAGAAGCAGATTGCAGCTACTACGAAGGCAGATATATtagatttggaagaactgAAAGACTGGCAACGAAGGAAAAGAACAGAGTATGAGacagttttgaaaagaaataggTTAGACCTTCGTCAATGGATGAGGTATGCtcaatttgaatttgatcaGAAAGATATACGAAGAGCTAGGTCCATTTATGAACGCGCTCTTCTTGTTGATCATGGGTTTATTCCACTATGGATTCAATACATCGACAGTGAAATCAAATGGAAAAATATCAACCATGCAAGGAACTTGTTAGACAGAGCAACAAACGCTCTTCCTCGTGTTGATAAGCTCTGGTTCAAATATCTTTTATTGGAAGAATCTTTGGGAAATCAGGGTATTGTACGAGGCATTTATACAAGATGGTGTTCATTTGAACCTGGTCCCGATGCATGGGACTCCTTCATCGAGTTCGAAACAAGGTGcttgaattttgaaaatgtcaGGAACATTTACTCGAAGTTTGTTCTAGTCCATCCTCAAATAGATACCTGGTTGAAATGGGTTCGTTTTGAACAAACTCATGGAGATATATCATCCGTACGAACAGTGTTCTCATTCGCGCTAGACACACTCACAAGTTTCAGCGGAACACCACTGGTAGATATTGAACGAGTTATTGGTAGCTTCGCTTCCTGGGAAGCTTCTCAGGGAGAGTATGAACGATCTAGAACGTTATACCGACTAGCAGTTGAAAGATGGCCAATTTCTGAAGCATTAAAGGAACAGCAGATTCAGTTCGAGAAGAAGTTCGGCTCTTCGAAAAATATGGAGGACATAGTAATCGCTAAAAGGAAAGCCGAGTACGAGCAATATCTAAAATCAGATCCCTATCATTATTCTACTTGGTGGGTCTATATTGACCTGGTTGAGgaaaaatatcaagagCAATTGACATCAGCTTTCCAGTCGTTCATTGAATTGGCAAAGCCGAAGTCCCTGGTAAAGGATTCGAGCTGGAAGAGGTACATAAGAATCTGCGTACGATACTTGGTCTATCTAGAGCTCACCATTAATGATTTGCCTACGATACGCTCGGTTTATCAAGACATCCTCGACATCATTCCACATAAGAAGTTTACATTCGGTAAACTGTGGATAATGTATGCAGAATTCGAAATTAGGCAGAACAACTTGCTGAAAGCAAGAAAAATTCTGGGTGTGAGCTTAGGAAAGTCCCCCAAGCCAAAAGTGTTTAAATATTACATCAATTTGGAGATAAGGCTAAAAGAGTTTGATAGAGTGAGAAAGCTATACGAGAAATACATCGATTTCAATCCTAGTTCAGTGCAATCATGGTTGGATTATGCagaattagaagaaaatttAGGAGATGAAGATAGATCAAGAGGGATCTATGATATCTCCATGAGCAATAATGTTGGATTATCTGAATCGGACCAGCTGATTGTCATTCAGCGCTATATCGCTTTTGAAACTGATGCAGCAGAATATGAAAAGGCTAGAGAGTTGTACGAGAAGTATTTGATTTTGAGTAGATATGACGTGAACATATGGATAAACCAGGCGCTTTTCGAGAGCACTATTCCAACTGAGACCCAACTAATAGCCTATCAACAATCTCATCAAGACGGGAATTTTGACGACGATGGCGAAGAGGAGTTCAGTTTTGAAATTACACCTGAGAATAAGCATCACACCAGGGCTATTTTTGAGAAGGCaatttcatatttcaaagaacatAATGAAGATAAGAAACGCCAGCAAGTTTTACAATCTCTCCTGGAGTATGAGAAAGTTCATGGTAATCAAGAAACTTTGGAAAAGGTCAATGCTAGACAACCAAGTTTGGTTAGGGAAAAAGTTACTATCGATAACATTGAGCAAGAGTCATATAAATTGGATTTTCCGGACGATCGTGTTGCTCAACCTCCTATTGCTCGAAATCTTCTAGCTTTGGCAAAACAATGGGAGAAAAATTCCAGCTGA
- the RUB1 gene encoding NEDD8 family protein RUB1 (similar to uniprot|Q03919 Saccharomyces cerevisiae YDR139C RUB1 Ubiquitin-like protein with similarity to mammalian NEDD8): MQLKVKTLTGKEISVDVQSSETVYHIKELLEEKEGIPPSQQKLIFQGKQIDDNATIGSADLQDGSLLHLVLTLRGGC, from the exons AGGTCAAGACATTAACAGGGAAGGAAATCTCCGTAGATGTTCAAAGTTCAGAAACGGTCTATCATATCAAAGAGCtattagaagaaaaagagggTATTCCACCATCACAGCAGAAGTTGATCTTCCAGGGCAAACAAAT AGATGATAACGCAACAATCGGCAGTGCCGACTTGCAAGATGGATCTCTTTTACATCTTGTTCTAACTTTAAGAGGCGGTTGTTGA